One genomic region from Chthonomonas calidirosea T49 encodes:
- the leuD gene encoding 3-isopropylmalate dehydratase small subunit encodes MQPFRKVTGVVAPLNRVNVDTDQIIPKQFLKRIERTGFGQFLFYDWRYLPDGKTPDPNFVLNAPAYQGATILVTGRNFGCGSSREHAPWALMDYGFRAIIAPSFADIFYNNCFQNGLLPVRLPEETVAQLLRIAEERPGYRLTVDLEAQTVSDEEGFSATFEIDPFRRHCLLHGLDDIGLTLQHEADIAAFEKRRPTWLRGVAAEAQESGVS; translated from the coding sequence ATGCAACCTTTTCGCAAAGTAACGGGAGTTGTGGCCCCGCTGAATCGGGTTAACGTGGATACCGACCAGATTATCCCAAAGCAGTTCCTCAAGCGCATCGAGCGAACAGGCTTTGGACAGTTTCTGTTTTACGATTGGCGCTACCTGCCGGATGGAAAGACGCCAGACCCCAACTTCGTGCTTAATGCCCCAGCTTATCAGGGCGCTACGATTTTGGTAACCGGAAGGAACTTTGGATGCGGCTCCTCTCGTGAACACGCCCCGTGGGCGCTTATGGACTACGGGTTCCGGGCCATCATTGCACCTTCCTTCGCCGACATTTTCTACAACAACTGCTTTCAGAATGGCCTTCTGCCCGTTCGCCTTCCCGAAGAGACGGTCGCCCAACTCTTGCGTATCGCCGAAGAGCGTCCGGGCTATCGGCTAACCGTAGACCTCGAAGCCCAAACGGTTTCCGACGAGGAGGGGTTCAGCGCAACCTTCGAAATTGACCCCTTCCGACGGCACTGCCTGCTGCATGGTCTGGACGACATCGGGCTTACCCTTCAGCACGAAGCCGATATCGCGGCCTTCGAGAAGCGCCGCCCTACTTGGCTTCGTGGTGTGGCAGCAGAAGCGCAAGAGAGCGGCGTCTCTTAG
- the leuC gene encoding 3-isopropylmalate dehydratase large subunit — MKHLSLHPKESEVIALPKTMFEKIWEAHVVREAEGEPTLLYIDLHLVHEVTSPQAFEGLRLAGRKVRRPDLTVATMDHNVPTTDRNLPVADPISRAQMETLERNCKEFGITLYGIHSRRQGIVHVIGPELGLTQPGMTIVCGDSHTSTHGAFGALAFGIGTSEVEHVLATQCLPQKRPKTMEIRVDGTLGRGVTAKDVILAIIGKIGTDGATGYAVEYRGDVIQSLSMEGRMTICNMSIEAGARAGMIAPDHKTFAWLEGRPFAPKGAEWERALAWWQSLPTDPDAVFDATVCLQGEQIEPYVSWGTSPEMVVPVSGCVPDPDQFADEGKRRAAVRALEYMGLQPGTPIQEIPIDRVFIGSCTNGRLADLRAAAEIVRGKRVHPRVRAMVVPGSTGVKLQAEAEGLDRIFKEAGFEWREAGCSMCLGMNPDILQPGERCASTSNRNFEGRQGKGGRTHLVSPAMAAAAAIAGHFVDVREWE, encoded by the coding sequence ATGAAGCATCTATCTCTACATCCTAAAGAAAGTGAGGTGATCGCCTTGCCAAAAACGATGTTCGAAAAAATTTGGGAAGCACATGTGGTGCGAGAGGCCGAGGGAGAGCCGACGCTGCTCTATATTGACCTACATCTCGTCCATGAAGTGACCTCTCCGCAGGCTTTTGAAGGTCTGCGATTGGCCGGACGAAAAGTGCGTCGTCCCGATCTCACCGTGGCGACGATGGATCATAATGTGCCAACCACCGATCGCAACCTGCCCGTGGCCGACCCCATCTCTCGCGCCCAGATGGAGACTTTGGAGCGGAACTGTAAGGAGTTTGGCATTACCCTCTACGGCATTCACAGCCGTCGTCAAGGCATCGTTCACGTGATCGGGCCGGAGCTAGGTCTTACGCAACCCGGCATGACGATTGTGTGCGGCGACAGCCACACCAGTACGCACGGCGCGTTTGGCGCCCTTGCCTTCGGCATTGGCACCAGCGAGGTGGAACACGTGCTGGCCACACAGTGCCTGCCGCAGAAACGCCCTAAAACCATGGAGATTCGCGTAGACGGCACTCTCGGCCGCGGCGTCACCGCCAAAGACGTGATTCTGGCCATCATCGGCAAAATTGGCACCGATGGGGCAACCGGCTATGCCGTGGAATACCGCGGGGATGTCATCCAGTCGCTCTCGATGGAAGGGCGTATGACCATCTGCAACATGTCCATCGAGGCCGGAGCGCGCGCCGGCATGATCGCCCCCGACCACAAAACGTTCGCGTGGCTTGAAGGGCGCCCCTTCGCCCCAAAAGGAGCCGAATGGGAACGGGCGCTGGCGTGGTGGCAAAGCCTGCCCACCGATCCCGATGCCGTATTCGATGCCACCGTCTGCCTTCAGGGCGAACAGATTGAACCCTACGTAAGCTGGGGCACCAGTCCAGAGATGGTGGTGCCCGTGTCGGGCTGCGTTCCCGACCCCGATCAGTTTGCCGACGAAGGAAAGCGCCGGGCAGCGGTGCGCGCCTTAGAGTATATGGGCCTCCAACCCGGCACCCCCATTCAAGAGATTCCGATAGACCGCGTGTTCATTGGCTCTTGCACCAATGGACGGCTTGCCGACCTACGCGCTGCCGCCGAAATTGTGCGCGGCAAACGAGTCCACCCGCGCGTGCGCGCGATGGTCGTTCCCGGCTCGACCGGAGTGAAACTGCAGGCTGAGGCAGAAGGACTAGACCGAATCTTCAAAGAGGCCGGCTTCGAGTGGCGTGAGGCCGGGTGCTCCATGTGTTTGGGAATGAATCCAGACATCCTCCAACCCGGTGAGCGTTGCGCATCAACCTCCAACCGCAACTTCGAAGGCCGACAGGGTAAGGGTGGTCGCACACATCTGGTGAGCCCGGCCATGGCCGCCGCTGCTGCCATTGCCGGCCATTTCGTTGACGTTAGAGAATGGGAGTAG
- a CDS encoding class I SAM-dependent methyltransferase, translating to MPHKNPWRPARSAKEQFNRQAAHYDARWNSWSAETLATLVRLAEPQPHHVVLDAATGTGFTALAIAPYVQHIVGVDVSEAMLVQAAHQARERGLTNIEFHLASVEQLPLPNDSFHRVTCRLAAHHFTSVPAFLREAHRVLKPQGYLLIADTTAPANLAAAEWMQQVETLRDPSHVRNYTELEWRQMLYRAGFQTDVCEVKTEAIPLRFSEWVHKAGCTEEQIAQLRSLFETHLPDEAKQCFSIAATPDGDIAFAWPRVLLRAYRHNEASISTS from the coding sequence ATGCCTCACAAAAACCCGTGGCGCCCGGCCCGTTCGGCGAAAGAGCAGTTTAACCGACAAGCGGCCCATTACGATGCCCGCTGGAACAGCTGGAGTGCGGAGACGCTAGCCACCCTCGTTCGCCTCGCCGAGCCGCAACCGCACCACGTGGTTCTCGATGCGGCCACAGGCACCGGCTTCACTGCCCTTGCCATTGCGCCCTATGTACAGCACATCGTTGGCGTTGACGTTTCGGAAGCGATGCTCGTACAGGCGGCACATCAGGCCCGTGAGAGAGGGCTAACTAACATAGAGTTCCACCTGGCCTCCGTCGAACAACTTCCCCTACCCAACGACTCCTTTCACCGGGTTACCTGCCGCTTGGCGGCGCACCACTTTACCTCGGTGCCGGCCTTTCTGCGGGAAGCGCACAGAGTGTTAAAGCCCCAAGGCTACTTGCTGATCGCGGACACGACGGCCCCAGCAAACTTAGCGGCGGCAGAGTGGATGCAACAAGTGGAGACGCTTCGTGACCCCTCCCACGTTCGTAACTACACGGAGTTGGAGTGGCGGCAGATGCTCTATCGCGCAGGCTTTCAAACCGATGTCTGCGAGGTGAAAACAGAGGCCATTCCGCTGCGCTTTTCGGAATGGGTACACAAGGCCGGCTGCACGGAGGAGCAGATAGCGCAACTGAGGTCTCTGTTTGAAACCCATCTGCCCGATGAGGCCAAACAGTGTTTTTCCATTGCTGCAACGCCAGATGGAGATATCGCCTTTGCCTGGCCGCGTGTTCTTCTCCGTGCCTACAGGCACAATGAAGCATCTATCTCTACATCCTAA
- a CDS encoding FCD domain-containing protein, producing the protein MEPIQRRQLVEQVIQRLREGIANGEYPVGSRLPAEPELMNALQVGRSTVREAIRALAHSGLLQVKQGQGTFVCALPQEQETLTERLRRAHIVEVYEVRRALEPESARLAAIRRNEAQLQRLTDLLAERERCRLRNDAQGLLEADIAFHITIAEAAGNGVFVDLVRSFLSVHREALCDVIALSGTTEQQARLHEQLAKAIALQDEKAAYRLSAKLLDSILQVHQQQAPLYQEVSL; encoded by the coding sequence ATCGAACCCATCCAACGCCGACAACTGGTTGAACAGGTCATTCAGCGTCTTCGGGAAGGCATCGCCAACGGCGAGTACCCTGTGGGAAGCCGTCTGCCCGCGGAACCGGAGCTGATGAACGCCTTGCAAGTGGGGCGCTCGACCGTGCGAGAGGCGATTCGCGCCCTCGCCCACTCCGGCCTACTGCAGGTAAAGCAAGGCCAGGGCACTTTTGTCTGTGCCCTCCCTCAGGAACAGGAGACCCTTACCGAGCGCCTTCGGCGCGCCCATATCGTGGAGGTCTATGAGGTACGGCGAGCGCTTGAGCCGGAAAGCGCCCGCCTGGCCGCTATTCGCCGTAATGAAGCCCAACTCCAGCGTCTCACCGACCTTCTTGCGGAGCGGGAGCGCTGCCGCCTCCGCAACGACGCTCAAGGCCTGCTCGAAGCCGACATCGCATTTCATATTACCATTGCAGAAGCTGCCGGAAATGGGGTTTTTGTGGACCTCGTCCGCTCCTTTCTAAGCGTCCATCGCGAAGCGCTGTGCGACGTTATCGCCCTCTCCGGCACCACAGAACAGCAGGCGCGTCTGCATGAACAGCTTGCCAAAGCCATCGCCCTGCAGGACGAAAAAGCCGCCTATAGGCTTTCAGCGAAACTGCTCGATTCGATTCTTCAGGTGCATCAACAGCAGGCGCCCCTCTACCAGGAGGTATCCTTGTGA
- a CDS encoding sensor domain-containing diguanylate cyclase/phosphohydrolase: MAASVSLPWNEEARLCALYHYALLDTLPEREFDDLVLLAAQICKVPISLISLIDRDRQWFKARLGVEVQETPRELAFCNYTILSHRLLVVPDARKDPRFQQHPFVIGPPYIRFYAGAPLITSDGYALGTLCVLDTVPRRLRKAQQEALLALARQIMSQIELRFQRRMLEKQAATDFLTGVGNVRYLREQLDELFWQARRGRQPLSLVMVDVDHFKAYNDTFGHLQGDLVLQKLASILQAQLRAGDVLGRYGGEEFMVILPQTDKDTATSLAERLRCAVERYPWLLRPITASCGVATLCDEVKDVNELVEEADQALYISKHLGRNRVTHYEAMALEEELAELLSAAEMPACFPSERLRQRLYRHLERVYSATIEGWSRILDLRDKETEGHSQRVTELSLRLAEQMGFSDRQLLYVRWGALLHDIGKIGIPDSILHKAGPLTEEEWAIMRRHPEYAYEMLSSIPFLRPALDIPYCHHERWDGSGYPRGLRGEEIPLAARIFAVVDVWDALRSDRPYRKGWPEEKVLEYLRDQSGHHFDPAVVTKFFELIGKQAYPQEQRKAA, translated from the coding sequence ATGGCAGCATCGGTTTCCCTTCCTTGGAACGAAGAGGCTCGACTGTGTGCGTTGTATCACTATGCGTTGCTCGACACATTGCCCGAACGCGAGTTTGACGACCTTGTGCTACTTGCCGCTCAGATTTGCAAAGTACCCATTAGTCTCATTAGCCTTATTGATCGCGATCGGCAGTGGTTTAAAGCGCGCTTAGGCGTGGAGGTGCAGGAGACACCGCGCGAGCTGGCCTTCTGCAACTACACCATTCTCTCTCACCGTCTGCTCGTTGTGCCCGATGCGCGTAAAGACCCTCGCTTTCAGCAACACCCCTTCGTAATCGGCCCGCCCTACATTCGTTTTTATGCCGGTGCTCCGCTTATCACCTCCGATGGCTATGCGTTAGGAACGCTGTGCGTTCTAGACACCGTGCCACGAAGGTTACGCAAAGCCCAACAGGAGGCCCTCCTGGCGCTAGCCCGACAGATTATGAGTCAGATAGAGCTGCGCTTTCAAAGAAGGATGCTTGAAAAACAGGCCGCCACCGACTTCCTTACAGGGGTGGGTAATGTGCGGTACTTGAGGGAGCAGCTGGATGAACTCTTTTGGCAGGCCCGTAGAGGTCGGCAACCGCTCTCACTGGTGATGGTGGATGTAGATCATTTCAAGGCCTATAACGACACCTTTGGTCACCTGCAAGGCGATCTTGTGCTCCAAAAGCTAGCCTCCATTTTACAGGCCCAGCTCCGGGCCGGGGATGTGCTAGGACGCTATGGGGGAGAAGAGTTCATGGTAATACTGCCCCAAACCGACAAAGACACAGCCACATCCCTTGCAGAGCGTCTGCGATGTGCCGTGGAGCGATACCCATGGCTTTTACGCCCCATAACGGCAAGCTGCGGGGTCGCTACCCTATGCGATGAGGTGAAGGATGTGAACGAGCTTGTTGAAGAGGCCGACCAGGCGCTCTACATTTCGAAACATCTGGGCCGCAACCGGGTAACCCATTACGAGGCAATGGCGTTGGAGGAGGAGCTTGCTGAGCTGCTTTCGGCGGCGGAGATGCCGGCTTGTTTCCCTTCAGAGCGGTTGAGGCAACGGCTCTATCGGCATCTCGAACGAGTCTACAGTGCGACTATCGAGGGATGGTCGCGCATTCTCGATCTGCGCGATAAGGAGACGGAAGGGCATAGCCAACGCGTGACGGAGCTCTCGCTGCGTTTGGCCGAACAGATGGGCTTTTCCGACCGTCAGCTTCTTTATGTGCGATGGGGGGCTTTACTGCACGATATTGGAAAGATAGGCATTCCGGATAGCATTCTCCATAAAGCCGGCCCACTAACGGAAGAGGAGTGGGCGATCATGCGGCGTCATCCGGAGTATGCCTACGAGATGCTCTCCTCCATTCCCTTCTTACGCCCGGCTTTAGATATTCCCTACTGCCATCATGAACGTTGGGACGGCAGTGGCTACCCGCGCGGGCTTCGCGGGGAGGAGATACCGTTGGCCGCTCGCATCTTTGCGGTAGTGGACGTATGGGATGCTCTTCGTTCCGATAGACCATACCGCAAAGGGTGGCCGGAAGAGAAGGTATTGGAGTATCTGCGCGATCAGTCTGGGCATCACTTTGATCCGGCGGTCGTTACCAAATTCTTCGAGCTGATCGGCAAGCAGGCCTATCCTCAGGAGCAACGGAAGGCGGCCTAA
- the larC gene encoding nickel pincer cofactor biosynthesis protein LarC yields the protein MRIACFDCFSGISGDMILGALLHAGVDPQAWRAALDQLQVPGYDIAISTVKKQGISAVSVEVKLHEADTGHGRHLSDIAEILERSQLPEKVRHRALAVFTRLANAEAKIHATTPEAIHFHEVGAVDAIVDIVGACIGLEMLGVEKVYCSPLPYNSGWVECAHGQMPVPAPATLELLSGFTLRFDPRNEELITPTGAAILAEFVERDAQGHVLGFPPLRLLNVGYGAGRRDTEQPNLLRLCLAEELTPADLERAGHTL from the coding sequence GTGCGAATCGCCTGTTTTGATTGCTTTAGTGGCATCAGTGGAGATATGATATTGGGCGCCCTGCTTCATGCGGGTGTAGACCCGCAAGCTTGGCGTGCCGCCTTAGATCAGCTGCAGGTGCCTGGTTACGACATCGCCATCTCCACGGTAAAAAAGCAGGGCATCTCGGCGGTGTCGGTGGAGGTAAAACTCCATGAGGCTGATACCGGTCATGGGCGCCACCTTTCCGACATCGCCGAAATACTGGAGCGAAGCCAGTTGCCGGAGAAGGTTCGCCATCGGGCTCTTGCGGTTTTTACCCGTTTGGCCAACGCGGAGGCCAAAATCCACGCCACTACCCCCGAGGCCATCCATTTCCATGAGGTGGGTGCGGTGGATGCCATTGTGGATATTGTGGGCGCTTGCATTGGGCTGGAGATGTTGGGTGTGGAAAAGGTCTACTGCTCTCCCCTGCCCTACAACAGCGGCTGGGTGGAGTGCGCACACGGCCAGATGCCCGTGCCGGCACCGGCTACTCTGGAGCTGTTAAGCGGTTTTACGCTTCGTTTCGATCCCCGCAACGAGGAGCTTATTACCCCCACGGGTGCCGCCATTTTGGCGGAGTTTGTGGAGAGGGACGCCCAAGGCCATGTCCTTGGCTTTCCTCCGCTGCGCCTGCTGAACGTAGGCTATGGTGCTGGCAGAAGAGATACCGAGCAGCCAAACCTGCTGCGATTGTGCCTCGCCGAAGAGCTTACCCCCGCTGACCTTGAAAGGGCAGGTCATACGCTTTGA
- a CDS encoding 1,4-dihydroxy-6-naphthoate synthase, producing the protein MQVVQIGISPCPNDVFIFGALMLGKVGCEGLQFRFDLQDVETLNQAAQQAVFDVVKISCAAYPFCQEQYTILPAGGALGRGVGPLLLSTDGQWQPERVTLVPGEHTTANLLLDFYAKRPLPKIYLPFDRLYNALCRGEATQGVVIHEKRFTYARDGLHLIQDLGAYWEQHTGYPIPLGTILARRSLNLASTFTDLIRASLRYAYAHYEEIFDLCKQHAQDLEDEVIASHIQLYVNDYSDDLGEEGMKAIDYLVRYQKAPSPPIAPSEKPEVKG; encoded by the coding sequence ATGCAAGTCGTTCAAATAGGTATCTCCCCCTGCCCGAACGATGTTTTCATCTTTGGCGCGCTGATGCTGGGCAAGGTGGGATGCGAAGGACTGCAGTTCCGATTCGATCTGCAGGACGTGGAAACGCTCAATCAGGCTGCGCAGCAAGCGGTCTTCGATGTCGTGAAGATAAGCTGCGCTGCCTACCCCTTCTGTCAAGAACAGTACACCATCTTGCCCGCTGGTGGGGCGCTGGGGCGCGGTGTAGGGCCGCTGCTGCTTTCGACGGACGGCCAGTGGCAACCAGAACGCGTCACCTTGGTGCCAGGAGAGCATACCACGGCGAATCTGTTGCTCGACTTCTACGCGAAGCGGCCTTTGCCGAAAATCTACCTACCTTTCGACAGGCTCTACAACGCCTTGTGCCGTGGAGAGGCCACTCAAGGCGTGGTGATCCACGAAAAGCGTTTCACCTACGCCCGCGATGGCCTGCATCTTATTCAGGATCTGGGAGCTTACTGGGAGCAACACACGGGCTATCCGATCCCCCTGGGAACGATTTTGGCACGGCGGAGCCTAAACCTTGCTTCGACCTTTACCGACCTTATTCGAGCAAGCCTGCGCTACGCCTATGCCCACTACGAGGAGATATTCGATCTTTGTAAACAGCATGCTCAAGACCTTGAGGACGAGGTTATCGCCTCGCATATCCAGCTCTATGTGAACGACTACTCCGACGACCTTGGCGAGGAAGGCATGAAAGCCATTGACTACCTGGTGCGCTACCAAAAAGCGCCGTCCCCGCCAATAGCGCCTAGCGAAAAACCTGAAGTGAAAGGATAG
- a CDS encoding CDGSH iron-sulfur domain-containing protein produces the protein MPEPVKVTVFDDGPIEIQGPVTVYNEFGKVIATYDEEETLYLCRCGHSNDKPFCDGSHDDTGFCHKVRPKEE, from the coding sequence ATGCCTGAGCCGGTGAAAGTGACCGTTTTTGACGACGGGCCCATTGAAATCCAGGGGCCTGTCACCGTGTACAATGAATTCGGCAAAGTGATCGCCACTTACGACGAAGAGGAGACCCTCTATCTCTGCCGATGCGGCCACTCTAACGACAAACCCTTTTGCGACGGCAGCCACGACGATACGGGCTTCTGTCATAAAGTGCGCCCGAAAGAAGAGTAA
- a CDS encoding glycosyltransferase family 4 protein, which yields MADPTSKRRILLIGMGWFPEQPGGLNRVYYELFNRLQSHYPTELTLRGLVVGTDNVAQQTKQQAIAYADAQCSVLKRLLAARRAIREAVQTFQPDVVVSHFALYTFPALDVLQGKPFVFHFHGPWALEGGAEKEHGLTIRLKKSLERAVYKKAQHFIVLSKAFQEILADQYEIAKERIHIIPGGIDLKQYASPNLTKQEARKQLNWPQDRNIILVVRRLQRRMGIELLLQAIAHLKSRYPNLLVLVAGKGPLRQELEALIHQLQIEAHARLLGFLPDEQLPIAYRAADFTVVPTLSLEGFGLITIESLAAGTPVLVTPVGGLPEVVRPFRPEWVTEAATEEALTERLQRILSGDIAFPSPAECQAYVQQHYDWSVVLPRILQVYDMAIQSHRLQ from the coding sequence ATGGCCGACCCTACTTCTAAACGTCGCATCCTTCTAATAGGGATGGGATGGTTTCCTGAGCAACCTGGTGGGCTAAACCGCGTCTACTATGAGCTGTTTAACCGCCTACAGAGCCACTACCCAACAGAACTTACTCTTAGAGGGCTTGTGGTCGGGACGGACAATGTGGCGCAGCAGACCAAACAACAGGCCATTGCCTATGCAGACGCACAGTGCTCCGTGCTGAAGCGCCTTTTGGCAGCCCGTCGAGCCATTCGGGAAGCCGTTCAAACGTTTCAGCCGGATGTCGTTGTATCCCATTTTGCTCTCTACACGTTTCCGGCCCTTGATGTGCTTCAGGGAAAGCCTTTCGTGTTCCATTTTCACGGCCCTTGGGCGCTGGAAGGCGGCGCGGAAAAAGAGCACGGCCTCACGATACGCCTCAAAAAAAGCCTTGAACGCGCGGTCTATAAAAAGGCGCAGCACTTCATTGTGCTCTCAAAAGCCTTTCAAGAGATACTTGCAGACCAGTACGAGATCGCAAAAGAGCGCATCCACATTATCCCCGGTGGCATTGATCTAAAACAGTATGCCTCCCCAAATCTAACGAAACAGGAGGCGCGTAAGCAGCTGAATTGGCCTCAGGACAGAAATATTATTCTCGTGGTGCGCCGCCTGCAGAGGCGGATGGGGATTGAGCTGCTGCTGCAGGCTATCGCCCACTTAAAATCGCGTTACCCCAACCTCCTTGTGCTGGTTGCGGGCAAAGGGCCTTTGCGCCAAGAGCTCGAGGCCCTGATCCATCAGCTCCAGATAGAAGCGCATGCGCGCCTGCTGGGTTTTTTACCCGATGAACAGCTTCCAATAGCCTACCGAGCCGCGGATTTCACCGTGGTGCCTACCCTTTCGCTTGAAGGTTTTGGCCTCATCACCATCGAATCGTTGGCGGCAGGCACCCCCGTGCTCGTTACCCCCGTGGGAGGCCTGCCGGAAGTCGTGCGTCCGTTTCGCCCCGAATGGGTTACCGAAGCGGCAACGGAGGAGGCCTTAACCGAGAGGCTGCAACGCATTCTGTCGGGGGATATCGCCTTTCCGAGTCCTGCCGAGTGCCAAGCGTACGTGCAGCAGCACTACGACTGGTCGGTTGTGCTTCCGCGCATACTTCAAGTCTACGACATGGCCATCCAATCCCACCGCCTTCAGTAA
- a CDS encoding bifunctional heptose 7-phosphate kinase/heptose 1-phosphate adenyltransferase, with amino-acid sequence MIGNHLLSKERYERLVHQFAACRVLVVGDIMADEYLRGQVRRISPESPVMIVEVQKEEIKPGGAANVANNLHALGAKVYLAGFIGEDEIGKNLVDTIQEAGIYINAVLVDPSRPTTRKTRIIAQHQQVLRVDRERTHEAPLPLQEQLALQVGESLHQVDAVVLSDYRKGALSPHTISTIMASAKRFSLPVIANPKPASAHWFSGATVLSLNQAETEELAGPIPLQDHELATYGAQLRAQLQVDILVTTLGPRGLAYWCKSGEHCHVPAHAIEVYDVAGAGDTTISAFTLALLCGATPLEAACIANHAGACAVRKVGVATVSPEELLDDWDQR; translated from the coding sequence GTGATCGGTAATCATCTGCTTTCTAAAGAGCGCTACGAGCGCCTCGTTCATCAATTCGCTGCTTGCAGGGTACTCGTGGTTGGGGACATCATGGCCGATGAGTATCTGCGCGGCCAAGTTCGTCGGATCTCGCCCGAAAGCCCGGTGATGATCGTGGAGGTGCAAAAGGAGGAGATCAAACCCGGTGGTGCCGCGAACGTCGCCAACAATTTACATGCTTTGGGAGCAAAAGTCTACCTTGCCGGCTTCATTGGAGAGGATGAAATAGGCAAAAACCTTGTGGACACTATCCAAGAGGCGGGCATCTATATCAATGCGGTTCTCGTTGATCCCTCTCGGCCAACCACGCGCAAAACGCGCATCATCGCTCAGCATCAGCAGGTGCTGCGGGTTGACAGGGAACGAACCCATGAGGCGCCCCTCCCTCTGCAGGAGCAACTCGCCCTTCAGGTAGGCGAAAGCTTGCATCAGGTGGACGCGGTCGTCCTCTCCGACTATCGCAAAGGGGCCCTGTCACCCCATACCATATCCACCATCATGGCCTCGGCAAAACGTTTTTCGCTTCCGGTAATCGCTAACCCAAAGCCGGCTTCCGCACACTGGTTCTCCGGTGCGACCGTTCTTTCCCTCAACCAAGCGGAAACCGAAGAGCTGGCCGGCCCGATACCCCTCCAAGATCACGAGTTAGCCACCTATGGCGCCCAGCTGCGCGCACAACTTCAGGTTGATATCCTCGTCACCACTCTCGGGCCTCGCGGTTTGGCTTACTGGTGCAAAAGCGGTGAGCATTGCCACGTTCCCGCCCATGCCATTGAGGTGTACGATGTGGCAGGCGCGGGCGACACCACTATCAGCGCGTTCACTCTTGCCCTCCTCTGCGGCGCCACTCCGTTGGAAGCCGCCTGTATCGCCAACCATGCAGGGGCCTGTGCGGTTCGGAAGGTGGGTGTTGCCACCGTTTCACCTGAAGAGCTGCTCGACGATTGGGACCAAAGATAA
- a CDS encoding glycosyltransferase, protein MKRLLCIATAGGGQDAIRIRRLTEGIAAECTYYDVDRKLSRKAALRQVRQLLRSKPWDLVYLEGTGIAGGLPLIWEARTRRLRYIVSSGDPVGGFFLVTQGRLHGWVFGVYEKLLYRHCVGFIGWTPYLTGVALHLGAPRGITIEGAVDLCRFTVPSASQRQEAKRALAIPPHHLVCGVVGSLNWTERQRYCYGLELIETLKLLKRADVTMLIVGDGSGLERLQAAVPASLQERARFTGRLQPDQVPCALHAMDIGFITQTLDKLGSFRLTTKLPEYLASGVAVAMSPIPGYYDYVEPAGWPLPPYHPTDPAFHRACAQWLDALSWEEVQERAAHARPIALRFDYQTANARFRRFVEELLA, encoded by the coding sequence ATGAAACGCCTGCTCTGCATCGCTACGGCAGGAGGAGGGCAGGACGCCATCCGTATCCGACGCCTCACCGAAGGCATCGCCGCAGAGTGCACCTATTACGATGTAGACCGCAAGCTATCCCGCAAAGCGGCCCTGCGCCAGGTACGCCAGCTGCTGCGCTCCAAGCCGTGGGATCTGGTCTATCTAGAAGGAACGGGCATTGCCGGAGGCTTGCCCCTCATTTGGGAGGCTCGCACCAGAAGACTGCGCTATATCGTCTCCTCAGGCGACCCTGTGGGCGGCTTTTTTCTGGTGACCCAAGGTCGCCTTCACGGCTGGGTTTTCGGAGTCTATGAAAAACTTCTCTACCGGCACTGCGTGGGTTTTATCGGCTGGACCCCTTACCTTACCGGTGTCGCCCTGCACCTCGGAGCGCCAAGAGGCATCACCATTGAGGGAGCGGTAGACCTCTGTCGTTTCACCGTGCCCTCCGCGTCCCAACGTCAGGAGGCGAAACGCGCTCTGGCCATCCCCCCGCACCATCTGGTGTGCGGCGTCGTCGGTAGCCTCAACTGGACGGAGCGTCAGCGCTACTGCTATGGGCTTGAGCTCATAGAGACCCTTAAACTGCTGAAACGGGCAGACGTTACCATGCTGATCGTGGGAGATGGAAGTGGGCTAGAGCGACTGCAAGCGGCCGTGCCCGCTTCCCTGCAGGAACGCGCCCGGTTTACGGGCCGCCTACAGCCAGACCAGGTGCCTTGTGCGCTTCACGCCATGGACATCGGGTTCATTACCCAAACGTTGGACAAGCTGGGCAGCTTCCGGCTCACCACGAAGTTACCGGAGTATCTGGCCTCGGGGGTGGCTGTGGCCATGAGCCCCATCCCTGGCTACTACGACTATGTGGAACCCGCCGGTTGGCCGCTTCCCCCCTACCATCCGACCGATCCGGCATTTCATCGTGCCTGTGCACAATGGCTTGACGCACTTTCATGGGAGGAGGTGCAGGAGCGCGCCGCGCACGCGCGCCCCATCGCTTTGCGCTTCGACTACCAAACCGCCAATGCGCGATTTCGCCGGTTCGTGGAGGAGCTGCTGGCTTAA